The following are encoded together in the Adhaeribacter arboris genome:
- a CDS encoding DUF6000 family protein, with amino-acid sequence MDDKEKKALERHVAGATVIHKSPFEYITTQQNEKTLTKDFIDKFVNPIYLNLKGLGNKKDILQNEIKEVFKDINSKVVSTLLGDFNWRTRSVGAFFAAIKNLTEFQDEIGRLLLKSEVCYAGTSYCLTLADINNQNSIDYLNQYLAYYLTQNELRFDQGAAMGAIAYLDKQNGTDELKKHLDKWNDFVSDKENWDLKRSIDHFEKNITALKEIKKYAS; translated from the coding sequence ATGGACGATAAAGAAAAAAAAGCTCTAGAAAGACATGTTGCGGGTGCCACTGTGATTCACAAAAGTCCATTTGAGTATATAACAACTCAGCAAAATGAAAAGACCTTGACCAAGGATTTTATCGATAAATTTGTTAATCCAATATACCTCAATTTAAAAGGACTTGGAAACAAAAAAGATATACTTCAAAATGAAATAAAAGAAGTATTCAAAGATATAAATTCCAAAGTTGTTTCAACTCTACTTGGAGACTTCAATTGGAGGACAAGAAGTGTTGGTGCTTTTTTTGCGGCTATAAAGAATCTCACAGAATTTCAGGACGAAATAGGGCGGTTATTATTAAAAAGTGAAGTATGTTATGCAGGGACAAGTTACTGCTTGACTCTAGCTGATATTAACAACCAGAACTCTATTGACTATTTAAACCAGTATCTTGCTTATTACTTAACACAAAATGAACTGAGGTTTGACCAAGGAGCCGCAATGGGCGCAATTGCTTATCTTGACAAGCAGAATGGAACAGATGAACTTAAGAAACATCTCGACAAATGGAATGACTTTGTTTCTGACAAAGAGAATTGGGACTTAAAAAGAAGCATTGACCATTTTGAGAAAAATATAACAGCATTAAAAGAAATAAAGAAATACGCCAGCTAA
- a CDS encoding ABC transporter permease, producing the protein MVRHTFLLIYRHFLRFKGTFFINLIGLSTGLAGAIAIYLWVYDELHFDKFHAKDKQLFRVMENWQDPNGITTKPATPHQLAAALAAEMPEIEYATPVTPPAFFPKFTLTYHQRHIRATGKFAGEDYFKMFSFPLTQGDKNQVLKDKKALVISEAMAHRLIGTTRNVIGKVVEWETMGTKKTVVVTGIFKGIPANSSEEFDFVLSFEAFEKDVMSMGVNWDMPEPFYTYVVLKKGIRPEQFNQKIAGFLKSKSSKAQHRTLFLEPYSSQYLYGKYENGVPIATRLKYVKLFSLIALFILVIAGINFMNLATAKATRRGKEVGIQKTLGASRQFLIFQYLGEAIFLASIALVLALVLVVLLLPAFNQITGKQLTLSLNGPLILGLGSITLFTGLLAGSYPALYLSGFNPIAILKGKLNRSAGEAWARKGLVVFQFGLSVVFIVAVLVVYKQIEFVQHKNLGYDKDQIITFEIEGKVEKNVATFLSEIKKIPGVVNASSKLDKLIGGFSGAAASPLILEGKQIQADEIRVNYDMIETLGVPLLAGRTFAKEFNPDPIKKIVNEAFVEAFGLPNPIGKVLQGNGQKIEIVGVVKNFHYKSLHEPVKPFLFTLEPEAATTILVKIQAGPQKETLERLQQFYKAFNPGFVFDYQFLDTDYQAQYVAEQRVAALSRYFAGLAILISCLGLFGLAAFTADRRRKEIGVRKVLGASEFSIIYLLSGEFAKLVLLAICLALPISYLIVKKWLATFAYQINLNSWYFIGAGFLALVVAWLTVSVQAARAAKINPVHCLKEE; encoded by the coding sequence ATGGTCCGGCACACTTTTCTCCTTATTTATCGCCATTTTCTTCGGTTTAAAGGTACTTTCTTCATTAACCTGATTGGCTTGTCTACGGGTTTAGCGGGCGCCATCGCTATTTACCTGTGGGTGTACGATGAGCTGCATTTTGATAAATTTCACGCAAAAGACAAACAGCTTTTCCGGGTAATGGAAAATTGGCAGGACCCCAACGGGATAACTACCAAACCCGCAACACCGCACCAATTGGCGGCGGCCCTGGCCGCCGAGATGCCGGAAATAGAATACGCCACTCCTGTTACCCCACCCGCTTTTTTTCCGAAGTTTACTTTAACGTATCATCAACGGCATATCCGGGCTACCGGCAAATTTGCGGGAGAAGATTATTTCAAAATGTTTTCTTTCCCACTTACCCAGGGCGATAAAAACCAGGTTCTGAAAGATAAAAAGGCGCTGGTTATTTCAGAAGCAATGGCCCACCGGTTAATTGGTACCACCCGAAACGTTATTGGTAAAGTGGTAGAATGGGAGACTATGGGCACGAAGAAAACGGTTGTTGTAACCGGCATTTTTAAAGGTATTCCCGCTAACTCTTCCGAAGAATTTGATTTTGTCTTGTCGTTTGAAGCTTTCGAGAAAGATGTGATGAGCATGGGCGTAAACTGGGACATGCCGGAGCCTTTTTATACCTACGTGGTTTTAAAAAAGGGTATTCGGCCCGAACAGTTTAACCAGAAAATTGCCGGTTTCCTTAAAAGTAAAAGCAGCAAAGCCCAACACCGCACTTTGTTCCTGGAGCCTTATTCCAGCCAGTATTTGTACGGCAAGTACGAAAACGGCGTACCAATAGCTACCCGCCTGAAGTACGTAAAATTGTTTTCCTTAATTGCGCTTTTTATTCTGGTAATTGCCGGCATTAACTTCATGAATTTAGCCACGGCTAAGGCCACCCGGCGCGGGAAAGAAGTAGGCATTCAGAAAACTTTGGGTGCCAGCCGCCAATTTTTAATTTTCCAATATCTGGGCGAAGCTATTTTTCTGGCAAGTATAGCGTTGGTGCTGGCGTTGGTGCTGGTGGTACTATTGCTGCCAGCTTTTAACCAGATTACCGGTAAGCAATTAACTCTTTCGTTGAACGGCCCACTTATTTTGGGGTTGGGGAGTATTACTTTATTTACCGGCTTGCTGGCTGGTAGTTACCCGGCTTTATACCTTTCGGGCTTTAACCCAATAGCTATTCTGAAAGGCAAGCTTAACCGATCGGCCGGCGAAGCCTGGGCCCGTAAAGGTTTGGTCGTGTTTCAGTTTGGGTTGTCCGTTGTTTTTATCGTAGCGGTGTTGGTGGTGTACAAACAAATTGAATTTGTGCAGCACAAAAACCTGGGTTACGACAAAGACCAAATTATCACGTTTGAGATAGAAGGAAAAGTAGAAAAGAACGTAGCCACCTTCCTGAGTGAAATAAAGAAAATACCGGGCGTGGTAAATGCGTCCAGTAAGTTAGATAAATTAATCGGTGGTTTCAGTGGTGCGGCGGCCTCTCCCCTAATCTTAGAAGGTAAGCAAATTCAGGCAGATGAGATTCGGGTAAATTACGATATGATTGAAACTTTGGGAGTACCCTTACTCGCCGGCCGCACTTTCGCCAAAGAATTTAATCCTGACCCAATTAAAAAAATAGTGAACGAAGCTTTTGTAGAAGCTTTTGGCTTGCCGAACCCCATCGGAAAAGTACTACAGGGCAACGGCCAGAAAATAGAAATTGTAGGAGTAGTCAAAAACTTTCATTATAAATCACTGCACGAGCCGGTAAAGCCCTTTCTATTTACTTTAGAGCCCGAAGCGGCTACTACAATTCTGGTTAAAATACAGGCTGGTCCGCAAAAAGAAACCCTGGAGCGGTTGCAGCAATTTTATAAAGCATTTAACCCCGGCTTTGTTTTCGACTACCAATTCCTCGATACCGACTACCAGGCGCAGTACGTGGCCGAACAAAGAGTGGCCGCTCTTTCACGATACTTTGCCGGTTTAGCCATTCTTATTTCCTGTTTGGGCTTGTTTGGCCTGGCTGCATTTACCGCCGACCGCCGCCGGAAAGAAATTGGCGTCCGGAAGGTTTTGGGAGCGAGTGAATTTAGTATTATCTATCTTTTATCCGGTGAGTTTGCCAAATTAGTGCTGCTGGCTATTTGCCTGGCTTTGCCCATCAGTTACCTTATCGTGAAAAAATGGCTGGCTACTTTTGCTTACCAGATAAATTTAAACTCCTGGTATTTTATAGGTGCCGGGTTCCTCGCCTTAGTCGTTGCCTGGCTCACCGTGAGCGTACAAGCCGCCCGAGCCGCTAAAATTAACCCGGTGCATTGTTTGAAAGAAGAATAA
- a CDS encoding TetR/AcrR family transcriptional regulator: protein MGIIERKEREKEDLRKRILMAAKEVFLEKGYMNTSIRNIADRIEYSPTTIYLYFKDKDAIFHALHLEGFYLLNNDMRVLQHVEDPFERLIAMGRIYIDFAMKNYDLYDLMFLEKAPIDFIEADDLCWDEGQSAFNNLQSTIRDCMEKGYFKFENVEVASFVIWSTLHGMCALKTRSRCKVISDENRADIVEKGFAGFSKMLRSIKT from the coding sequence ATGGGAATTATAGAGCGGAAAGAAAGAGAAAAAGAAGATTTACGTAAACGTATTTTAATGGCGGCGAAAGAGGTATTCCTGGAGAAAGGATATATGAACACGTCTATCCGGAATATTGCCGACCGGATAGAATACAGCCCGACTACTATTTACTTGTATTTCAAAGACAAGGATGCCATTTTTCATGCCTTGCATTTAGAAGGCTTTTACCTGCTGAACAATGATATGCGGGTGCTGCAGCACGTAGAAGATCCTTTCGAGCGGTTAATTGCTATGGGTCGCATTTACATTGATTTCGCCATGAAAAACTACGATTTATACGATTTAATGTTCCTAGAAAAGGCCCCCATTGATTTTATTGAAGCCGATGATTTGTGCTGGGACGAAGGACAAAGTGCCTTTAACAATCTCCAAAGCACCATACGGGACTGTATGGAGAAGGGGTATTTTAAGTTTGAGAATGTAGAAGTAGCTTCCTTTGTTATCTGGTCTACTTTACATGGCATGTGCGCTCTGAAAACCCGGTCGCGTTGCAAAGTTATTTCCGATGAAAACCGGGCAGATATTGTAGAAAAAGGCTTTGCGGGTTTCAGCAAAATGTTAAGAAGCATCAAAACATAA
- a CDS encoding TolC family protein — MKTNYSLLTFTLVVCLFLPLVYPAKAQTVLDIYVKEGLQHNLVLQQKSVGIEKALLALKEANAAFLPTVAINSSYITGQGGRYFDFPLGDMLNPVYQTLNQLTDSKDFSQVSNVEAYLNPSNFYDAHVRTSLPIVNSNLHYNRDIQKQRIELQEHEVNTYKRELTKDIKLAYYNYLTALAGIDVYQSTLNLVNKNLAVNESLVKNGKGLPANLIRARSEVEKVNAALTTAQTQVKNAQHYFNFLLNKPLDADIDTSYQLAEAVAIVPDTPDLTGVEKREELLALRRGRQIQETVCEMNRQFWVPQVSGFLDVGTQTQDWKFNNKARYYLGGVQLDIPVFTGNRNKYRIQQSDLDLKQITLQENQVTQQLQLAITVAQNNISAAQREYQSALVQLKAAESYYRLIEVGFREGIYSLIEFIDARNQLTSAQLQKNMQTYKVLQNAATLERETAAYVISN; from the coding sequence ATGAAAACTAATTATAGCTTGTTAACCTTTACTCTTGTTGTCTGTCTTTTTCTACCGCTTGTTTATCCGGCAAAAGCCCAGACGGTACTGGATATTTATGTAAAAGAAGGGCTTCAGCATAATCTGGTACTACAACAAAAAAGTGTTGGTATCGAGAAAGCCTTGCTGGCTTTAAAAGAAGCCAATGCCGCTTTTCTGCCGACGGTGGCAATAAATTCCAGCTACATCACCGGCCAGGGCGGACGTTACTTTGATTTCCCCTTGGGCGATATGCTGAACCCGGTTTACCAAACCCTGAATCAGTTAACCGACAGCAAAGATTTTTCGCAGGTAAGTAATGTAGAGGCTTATTTAAATCCGAGTAACTTTTATGATGCGCACGTGCGGACTTCTTTGCCCATCGTTAATTCGAACCTGCATTATAACCGGGATATTCAGAAACAACGGATTGAATTACAGGAACACGAAGTAAACACCTACAAGCGGGAACTGACTAAAGATATTAAGCTGGCTTACTATAACTATTTAACTGCTTTGGCCGGGATAGATGTATACCAGAGTACCTTAAACCTGGTAAATAAAAATTTGGCGGTTAATGAGTCGTTGGTAAAAAACGGGAAAGGTTTGCCCGCTAATTTAATCAGGGCCCGCAGCGAAGTAGAAAAAGTAAACGCCGCCCTCACTACCGCCCAAACGCAGGTTAAAAATGCGCAGCATTACTTCAACTTTCTGTTAAACAAACCGCTCGACGCTGACATTGATACTTCTTACCAGCTAGCAGAAGCAGTAGCGATTGTTCCGGATACTCCTGACTTAACCGGCGTGGAAAAACGAGAAGAGCTACTGGCTCTCCGCCGGGGCCGGCAAATTCAGGAGACGGTGTGCGAAATGAACCGCCAATTCTGGGTACCCCAGGTAAGTGGGTTCCTGGATGTGGGTACTCAAACCCAAGACTGGAAATTTAATAATAAAGCCCGCTACTACTTAGGTGGGGTACAATTAGATATTCCCGTGTTTACGGGCAACCGCAACAAGTACCGTATCCAGCAATCAGACCTGGACCTGAAGCAAATAACCTTGCAGGAAAATCAGGTAACCCAACAGTTGCAATTAGCCATTACGGTGGCCCAAAATAATATAAGCGCCGCCCAGCGCGAGTACCAGTCGGCATTAGTGCAATTGAAAGCCGCCGAAAGCTACTACCGATTAATTGAGGTTGGATTCCGGGAAGGTATTTATTCCTTAATCGAGTTTATTGATGCCCGCAACCAATTAACCAGTGCCCAGCTGCAAAAAAATATGCAAACCTACAAAGTGCTCCAAAATGCGGCCACTCTGGAACGGGAAACTGCGGCCTATGTAATCTCTAACTAA
- a CDS encoding PD-(D/E)XK nuclease family transposase: MKEEQGEIKDLTYLKSEHLGTGELDRKAIFDLYCENEKGEKFIVELQKTKQNFFKDRTVYYSTFPIREQAKRADWNYELKAIYTIAILDFVFEEDKKEPTKFRYDIKLTDTETKEIFYDKLTFIYLEMPKFNKTVDELETRFDKWLYVIRNLNRLDKVPEKLRERIFEKLFETAEIAKFTPEQVRSYEDSLKYYRDLKCCKAKVIPSPPSSALNPKKIWALIKKVFLKIYLFAIPNKTCVWK, from the coding sequence CTGAAAGAAGAACAAGGAGAAATAAAAGATTTAACTTACCTGAAAAGTGAACATTTAGGAACCGGAGAACTGGATAGAAAAGCCATTTTTGACCTTTATTGTGAAAATGAAAAGGGCGAAAAGTTCATCGTTGAATTACAAAAAACCAAACAGAATTTCTTTAAAGACCGAACCGTTTATTATTCTACTTTCCCGATAAGGGAACAGGCAAAACGAGCCGACTGGAACTATGAGTTAAAAGCAATTTATACCATCGCTATTCTGGACTTCGTGTTTGAGGAGGATAAGAAGGAGCCAACCAAGTTCCGTTACGATATTAAATTAACAGACACCGAAACCAAAGAAATATTTTACGACAAGCTTACTTTTATTTACCTGGAAATGCCTAAGTTCAACAAGACCGTGGACGAATTGGAGACCCGGTTTGACAAATGGCTGTATGTGATCCGGAACTTGAACCGACTAGATAAGGTGCCAGAGAAACTAAGAGAACGCATCTTTGAGAAACTGTTTGAAACCGCCGAAATAGCTAAATTTACGCCCGAGCAAGTTCGCTCTTACGAAGATAGCTTGAAATATTACCGGGACTTGAAATGTTGCAAAGCAAAGGTGATTCCATCGCCACCTTCTTCAGCATTAAATCCTAAGAAAATTTGGGCTTTAATAAAAAAAGTCTTCTTGAAGATCTATCTTTTTGCTATACCAAATAAAACCTGCGTATGGAAATAG
- a CDS encoding efflux RND transporter periplasmic adaptor subunit — protein MKTKMYLSVAVLVLALLGACQSTEKKEKVNLAGNGPMPVKVMPLQKTTHQEAIPVSGQFTTNDEAVLSFKTGGVVQNILVKEGESVRKGQLLATLNLTEIEAQVTQAKLGLEKAQRDFNRAENLFRDSVYTLEQFQNTKTALELAQQQLKAAQFNQSYSNIRAVENGIVLKKFVNPGQVVQPGDPILQTNGAGTSNWILKVGVSDKEWARIKLQDKATIETDAAPQGKLTGFVSNKSAGADPATGSFEIEIKLATKEQQKVAAGMFGKAIIYPSTPAPLWQIPYEALLDGNADKGFVFVTTDNKTARKIPVTIAAIQNQNLLISQGLENVPSLIVSGSAYLTDNTPIAIIK, from the coding sequence ATGAAAACGAAAATGTATTTGTCCGTTGCTGTTCTGGTTCTGGCGCTTTTAGGCGCTTGCCAGAGTACGGAAAAAAAAGAAAAAGTAAACCTGGCGGGTAATGGCCCCATGCCGGTAAAAGTAATGCCCCTCCAGAAAACAACCCACCAGGAAGCTATTCCGGTTTCCGGCCAATTTACGACCAACGACGAAGCCGTACTTTCCTTTAAAACCGGCGGTGTCGTGCAGAACATCCTGGTAAAGGAAGGCGAATCCGTCCGGAAAGGTCAACTATTAGCCACTTTAAACTTAACCGAAATAGAAGCCCAGGTTACCCAGGCCAAACTCGGGTTAGAAAAAGCCCAGCGCGATTTTAACCGGGCTGAAAATTTATTCCGCGACAGCGTGTACACCCTGGAGCAATTTCAGAATACCAAAACTGCTTTAGAATTAGCGCAGCAGCAACTGAAAGCCGCTCAGTTTAACCAGAGCTATTCCAATATTAGAGCCGTAGAAAATGGCATTGTGCTGAAAAAGTTTGTGAATCCGGGTCAGGTAGTGCAGCCTGGCGACCCTATTTTGCAGACGAACGGAGCAGGTACCAGCAACTGGATTTTAAAAGTAGGCGTGAGCGATAAAGAATGGGCCCGGATTAAACTTCAGGACAAAGCTACTATCGAAACTGATGCCGCTCCCCAGGGTAAATTAACGGGTTTTGTCAGCAATAAATCGGCGGGAGCCGACCCAGCAACCGGTTCTTTTGAGATAGAAATTAAGCTTGCGACTAAAGAGCAGCAAAAAGTAGCAGCCGGCATGTTTGGCAAAGCTATTATTTACCCCAGCACTCCCGCTCCGTTATGGCAAATTCCTTACGAGGCTTTGCTGGACGGAAATGCCGATAAAGGTTTTGTATTTGTAACTACGGATAATAAAACGGCTCGCAAAATTCCGGTTACTATTGCTGCTATTCAAAATCAAAACTTACTTATCAGCCAGGGCTTGGAAAACGTACCGAGCCTTATTGTATCCGGCAGTGCCTACCTTACCGATAATACTCCCATCGCCATTATTAAATAA